A window from Polyangium spumosum encodes these proteins:
- a CDS encoding AAA family ATPase, translating into MTVVRGYALCEKIEQTANFRLYRARREGDGVRVLLKVLRAEGSTGAEVARFKHQYERIARIASPRLVAVHGVEELAGSLIVVSEDFPGHDLARVLAARPARRMPVGEALDLAAALAEALAAVHAAGLVHRDLRPHNVLSGARGAVKIQSFGVDAEITRAHERLYAPEVLADVLPYVSPEQTGRMNRGVDYRTDLYALGVILYQTLTGRRPFEALDPMELIHAHLALAPTPPSRVDPTIPEAVSAVVLKLLEKNAEDRYQSAEGLLTDIERCREALRHTGTIEPFVAGQRDRQDLFQIHQKLYGREQDIEALTAAFEHALAGSREVVLVSGYSGIGKSSLVHEILQPLARQKGYFTSGKFDQYNRDTPYSAVIQAFDGLVRQILTESEERVQRWRSAILEALGPNGQVVCDVVPSLLHVIGPQPPVPALGPLEAQNRLSRCFLLFVSVFARRAHPLVLFLDDLQWIDPASLGLLRALLADDSREALFFCGAYRDNEVSPGHPFVRTIEELEHAGLVVRDIVLAPLARPHLLEMLSDSLGRGDCGPLADAVMKKTGGNPFFVKQFVRSLHDHGVLTFAAGSGWRWDLARIDALAYTDNVVDLMVRTIARLPATTQAALKLAAAIGNRFGLDVLATVSECSPEDAYGRLDPAVSEGLVTRGRWGYRFAHDKVQEGAYAMIPEADRPAFHLRIGRLLAAKLDLSESRNLFDVVGHMNSAGDLVSAPAERLRLARMNLEAACRAEDSAAFGAALRYLKRGLLRLPEDAWTSQYPLRLEYGKKIALMLSLCGQHGDALASLSDSLERATSRLDRTEVLRLEMGVHVVENDLPAALAEGLSALRPFGIDLPLFPDDAMVDAQLRVTLALVRETTLEAMPDLPPLADPEIRAVQDVLEELFLPCWFLSPNNLAITVAKILENTLRHGLSKHAIFGCINFGMFLCGRGDIELGYRFGRAAIDLSERHPDKKSEAMLRNMWGAFVQHWREGYPACKESVLAGMHAGLETGQYVWSFYNAGNSLEYSLLRGVPLSGLLAEAQSYQPICKLDTCRITWKVDAIGQLAHQLSVETAHPAKLKGAWMDIDEVLEEARRIDDQGTLFCACCYTVLLGVFQGAFEEAARTALSLNLEIPAVAAWLGTPALHGYAGIAFTRAADVVSPDERALFLARAETFAEKLSHWADLCPENMAHRSALLGAELERVRGNGHAAGDRYDEAIALAQRGGYLHDEALANELAGLSFRALGKTTIARAYLTEAHRAYGRWGATEAMRRLERSYPDLVPGDILRGESSPQAGAALDINSVLKASQAISGEIVLDRLLDGILRILVENAGARRGVLLLLRDGRLVVEAEHRIGEAAVHMLGATPLEGRPDLPAGVVTYVARTRETVVLDDRASDEPFGRDPWFASARPRSLLAAPIVCKGRLAGVIYLENGLTRSAFTPDRVEVIRLLSAQAAISIENARLYADLQQENAVRRRAEASVRESQELLRSIVDNTAAVIFAKDPEGRYMLVNRGFEELFHLRREEVIGKTDYELFPRAQADEYRANDLLVLQQSRLMEIEERAPQSGGARTYISLKFPLRDPTGTPGGICGISTEITSRKHAEDVRRHSYSLLEATLESTADGILVVDGELRVVRQNRRFAEMWRIPDEVLATGSDDTFRTFVCDQLLEPEAFLQRVRALYASPGESSFDIILFADGRVFERYSQPQRLDGRVVGRVWSFRDVTARVRAEEQRDRLLIDERRARAAAEKAVGLRDEFLSIASHELRTPLTTLQLAIQSLGQTLARGMDVERVRSAVALSGRQIKRLDNLVDMLLDVSRIQAGRLELNRTPIDLRELVGEVVAHLDNQIARSGSTLAVRAEQPVIGRWDPHRLEQVVTNLLTNAIKFGERAPIEITVTAEDRVARLAVTDHGIGIPAEVQAQLFERFRRGVSSQHYGGLGLGLYITRTIVEAHGGRIRLSSEVGRGSTFCVELPLSTESAGGTHN; encoded by the coding sequence ATGACCGTCGTGAGAGGCTACGCGCTCTGCGAGAAGATCGAGCAGACCGCCAACTTTCGTCTGTACCGCGCGCGCCGCGAGGGAGATGGCGTCCGGGTCTTGCTGAAAGTCCTGCGCGCGGAAGGATCGACCGGCGCCGAGGTCGCGCGCTTCAAGCACCAGTACGAGCGCATCGCGCGCATCGCGTCGCCCCGCCTCGTCGCGGTGCACGGCGTCGAGGAGCTCGCCGGCTCCTTGATCGTCGTTTCCGAGGACTTCCCGGGCCACGATCTCGCGCGCGTCCTTGCCGCGCGCCCGGCGCGCAGAATGCCGGTCGGCGAGGCGCTCGATCTCGCGGCCGCGCTCGCCGAAGCCCTCGCCGCGGTGCACGCGGCGGGGCTCGTCCACCGCGATCTGCGCCCGCACAACGTGCTTTCCGGCGCGCGCGGCGCGGTCAAAATCCAAAGCTTCGGCGTCGACGCCGAGATCACCCGCGCGCACGAGCGGCTCTACGCTCCCGAGGTGCTCGCCGACGTGCTGCCCTACGTCTCCCCCGAGCAGACAGGCCGCATGAACCGCGGCGTCGACTACCGGACCGACCTCTACGCGCTCGGCGTCATCCTTTACCAGACGCTCACGGGTCGGCGCCCCTTCGAGGCCCTCGACCCGATGGAGCTCATCCATGCGCACCTCGCCCTCGCGCCCACGCCGCCCTCCCGCGTCGATCCGACGATCCCCGAGGCCGTCTCCGCCGTCGTGCTCAAGCTGCTCGAAAAGAACGCCGAGGACCGCTACCAGAGCGCCGAGGGCCTGCTCACCGACATCGAGCGCTGCCGCGAGGCGCTACGCCACACGGGGACCATCGAGCCCTTCGTCGCTGGTCAGCGGGATCGCCAGGATCTGTTCCAGATCCACCAGAAGCTCTACGGCCGCGAGCAGGACATCGAGGCGCTCACCGCCGCGTTCGAGCACGCGCTCGCGGGGAGCCGCGAGGTCGTCCTCGTCTCCGGCTACTCGGGCATCGGCAAGTCCTCGCTCGTGCACGAGATCTTGCAGCCGCTCGCACGGCAGAAGGGCTACTTCACGAGCGGCAAGTTCGATCAGTACAACCGCGACACGCCCTACAGCGCGGTGATCCAGGCGTTCGACGGCCTCGTGCGGCAGATCCTCACCGAAAGCGAGGAGCGCGTCCAACGCTGGCGGAGCGCGATCCTCGAGGCGCTCGGGCCGAACGGACAGGTCGTCTGCGACGTCGTTCCCTCGCTCCTGCATGTGATCGGCCCGCAGCCGCCCGTCCCCGCGCTCGGTCCGCTCGAGGCGCAGAACCGCCTGAGCCGGTGCTTCTTGCTGTTCGTCTCGGTGTTCGCGCGGCGCGCGCATCCGCTCGTCCTGTTCCTCGACGATCTCCAGTGGATCGACCCCGCGAGCCTCGGGCTGCTCCGCGCGCTGCTCGCCGACGACTCGCGCGAGGCGCTCTTCTTCTGCGGCGCCTACCGCGACAACGAGGTGTCGCCCGGGCACCCGTTCGTCAGGACCATCGAGGAGCTCGAGCACGCCGGGCTCGTCGTGCGCGACATCGTCCTCGCCCCGCTCGCGCGCCCGCACCTGCTCGAGATGCTCTCGGACAGCCTCGGGCGCGGCGACTGCGGGCCGCTCGCCGACGCGGTGATGAAGAAGACCGGCGGCAACCCGTTCTTCGTCAAGCAGTTCGTCCGATCGCTGCACGACCACGGCGTGCTCACGTTCGCAGCCGGGTCAGGTTGGCGCTGGGACCTCGCCAGGATCGACGCGCTCGCGTACACGGACAACGTCGTCGACCTCATGGTGCGCACCATCGCGCGGCTACCGGCGACGACCCAGGCTGCTCTGAAGCTCGCTGCGGCGATCGGCAACCGGTTCGGGCTCGACGTGCTCGCCACGGTGAGCGAGTGCTCGCCGGAGGACGCGTACGGCCGCCTCGATCCCGCCGTGAGCGAGGGGCTCGTGACACGCGGGCGCTGGGGCTACCGCTTCGCTCATGACAAGGTCCAGGAGGGCGCCTACGCCATGATCCCGGAGGCGGACCGGCCTGCCTTCCACCTTCGGATCGGCCGGCTGCTCGCGGCCAAGCTGGATCTCTCCGAGAGCCGGAACCTCTTCGACGTCGTCGGCCACATGAACAGCGCGGGCGACCTCGTGTCGGCCCCCGCGGAGCGCCTTCGCCTCGCCCGCATGAACCTCGAGGCCGCCTGCCGCGCCGAGGACTCAGCCGCCTTCGGCGCCGCTCTGCGCTACCTGAAGCGCGGCCTCCTGCGCCTTCCGGAGGACGCCTGGACGTCGCAGTACCCGCTCCGCCTGGAGTACGGGAAAAAGATTGCCCTCATGCTCTCGCTCTGCGGCCAGCACGGCGACGCCCTTGCGAGCCTCTCCGATAGCCTGGAGCGGGCCACGAGCCGGCTCGATCGCACCGAGGTGCTGCGGCTCGAGATGGGCGTGCACGTGGTCGAGAACGACCTGCCCGCCGCGCTCGCAGAGGGACTTTCGGCCCTGCGCCCGTTCGGGATCGACCTGCCCCTGTTCCCTGACGACGCCATGGTCGACGCCCAACTCCGGGTGACGCTGGCGCTCGTCCGGGAAACGACGCTCGAGGCGATGCCAGACCTGCCGCCGCTCGCGGACCCGGAGATCCGCGCCGTACAAGACGTGCTCGAGGAGCTGTTCCTCCCCTGCTGGTTCTTGAGCCCCAACAACCTCGCCATCACGGTCGCGAAGATCCTCGAGAACACACTGCGCCACGGGCTATCGAAGCACGCGATCTTCGGCTGCATCAACTTCGGGATGTTCCTCTGCGGCCGTGGCGACATCGAGCTCGGCTATCGCTTCGGCCGCGCCGCCATTGACCTCTCGGAGCGCCACCCGGACAAGAAGTCCGAAGCGATGCTCCGCAACATGTGGGGCGCCTTCGTGCAGCACTGGAGAGAGGGCTACCCCGCCTGCAAGGAGTCGGTGCTCGCGGGGATGCACGCCGGGCTCGAGACGGGCCAGTACGTCTGGTCGTTCTACAACGCGGGGAACTCGCTGGAGTACAGCCTACTCCGCGGCGTCCCGCTCTCCGGTCTTCTCGCAGAGGCGCAGAGCTACCAGCCGATATGCAAGCTCGACACGTGCAGAATCACCTGGAAAGTCGACGCGATTGGACAGCTCGCGCACCAGCTCTCGGTCGAGACCGCGCACCCGGCCAAGCTCAAGGGTGCGTGGATGGACATCGACGAGGTGCTCGAGGAGGCCCGCCGGATCGACGACCAGGGCACGCTCTTCTGCGCCTGCTGCTACACCGTGCTCCTCGGCGTCTTTCAGGGCGCGTTCGAGGAAGCGGCGCGCACCGCGCTCTCGCTGAACCTCGAGATCCCGGCCGTGGCGGCCTGGCTCGGCACCCCCGCCCTCCATGGCTACGCCGGCATCGCGTTCACCCGGGCGGCGGACGTGGTCTCCCCGGACGAGCGCGCGCTCTTCCTCGCCCGCGCGGAGACCTTCGCTGAAAAGCTCTCGCATTGGGCGGACCTCTGCCCGGAGAACATGGCGCACCGCAGCGCCCTGCTCGGCGCCGAGCTCGAGCGCGTCCGCGGCAATGGACACGCCGCGGGGGATCGCTACGACGAGGCGATCGCCCTCGCGCAGCGCGGCGGCTACCTCCACGACGAGGCGCTCGCCAACGAGCTCGCCGGCCTCTCCTTCCGCGCGCTCGGCAAGACCACCATCGCCCGCGCCTACCTGACCGAGGCGCACCGGGCGTACGGCCGATGGGGCGCGACCGAGGCGATGCGGCGCCTCGAGCGCTCCTACCCCGACCTCGTCCCCGGCGACATCCTCCGCGGCGAGAGCAGCCCGCAGGCCGGCGCCGCGCTCGACATCAACTCGGTGCTCAAGGCCTCCCAGGCCATCTCGGGCGAGATCGTCCTCGACCGCCTGCTCGACGGGATCCTGCGCATCCTGGTCGAGAACGCCGGCGCGCGGCGCGGTGTCCTCCTACTCCTGCGCGACGGACGGCTCGTCGTCGAGGCCGAGCACCGCATCGGCGAGGCGGCCGTCCACATGCTCGGCGCGACGCCCCTCGAGGGCCGCCCGGACCTGCCGGCCGGCGTCGTGACGTACGTGGCGCGCACGCGCGAGACGGTCGTCCTCGACGACCGCGCGAGCGACGAGCCGTTCGGGCGTGATCCCTGGTTTGCGAGCGCGCGGCCTCGCTCCTTGCTTGCCGCGCCCATTGTCTGCAAGGGCCGCCTCGCCGGCGTGATCTATCTCGAGAACGGCCTCACCCGCTCGGCGTTCACCCCCGATCGCGTCGAGGTGATCCGGCTGCTCTCAGCCCAGGCGGCCATCTCCATCGAGAATGCGCGCCTCTATGCGGACCTGCAGCAGGAGAACGCGGTGCGCCGGCGCGCGGAGGCGTCCGTTCGAGAGAGCCAGGAGCTCCTCCGGTCGATCGTGGACAACACGGCCGCCGTCATCTTCGCCAAGGACCCCGAGGGGCGCTACATGCTCGTCAACCGCGGGTTCGAAGAGCTCTTCCACTTGCGCCGCGAGGAGGTCATCGGCAAGACCGATTATGAACTCTTCCCACGCGCGCAGGCCGATGAGTATCGCGCCAACGATCTGCTCGTCCTGCAGCAGAGTCGGCTCATGGAGATCGAGGAGCGGGCCCCGCAGAGCGGCGGCGCACGCACGTACATATCCCTCAAGTTCCCGCTCCGCGATCCCACCGGAACACCTGGCGGCATTTGCGGTATCTCGACCGAGATCACCTCCCGCAAGCACGCCGAGGACGTGCGGCGCCATTCCTACTCGCTCCTCGAGGCCACGCTCGAATCGACGGCGGACGGCATCCTCGTCGTCGACGGCGAGCTGCGCGTCGTGCGTCAGAATCGCAGGTTCGCGGAGATGTGGCGCATCCCCGACGAGGTCCTCGCCACCGGGTCGGACGACACGTTCCGTACGTTCGTCTGCGACCAGCTCCTCGAGCCCGAGGCGTTCCTGCAAAGGGTCCGCGCCCTCTATGCCTCGCCCGGGGAGAGCAGCTTCGATATCATCCTGTTCGCGGACGGACGCGTCTTCGAGCGTTATTCGCAGCCGCAGCGCCTCGACGGGCGCGTGGTCGGGCGGGTCTGGAGCTTCCGCGACGTGACCGCGCGCGTGCGCGCCGAAGAGCAGCGCGATCGGCTCCTCATAGACGAGCGCCGCGCGCGCGCGGCGGCGGAGAAGGCCGTCGGCCTGCGGGACGAGTTCCTCTCCATCGCCTCGCACGAGCTCCGCACCCCGCTCACCACCCTGCAGCTCGCCATTCAATCGCTAGGGCAAACGCTCGCGCGGGGCATGGACGTCGAGCGCGTGCGATCCGCGGTCGCCCTCTCCGGCCGCCAGATCAAGCGCCTCGACAACCTCGTCGACATGCTCCTCGACGTCTCGCGGATCCAGGCGGGGAGGCTCGAGCTGAACAGGACGCCCATCGATCTGCGCGAGCTCGTCGGCGAGGTCGTCGCCCATCTCGACAACCAGATCGCGCGGTCGGGCAGCACGCTCGCCGTGCGCGCGGAGCAGCCGGTCATCGGAAGGTGGGACCCACACCGCCTGGAGCAGGTCGTGACGAACCTCCTCACCAATGCAATCAAGTTCGGGGAACGAGCGCCGATCGAGATCACCGTCACCGCGGAAGATCGGGTCGCACGGCTCGCGGTGACGGACCACGGGATCGGGATCCCGGCCGAGGTGCAGGCGCAGCTCTTCGAGCGATTTCGCCGCGGCGTCTCGTCGCAGCATTACGGGGGGCTCGGGCTCGGCCTCTACATCACGCGCACCATCGTCGAGGCGCACGGCGGGCGAATTCGCCTGTCGAGCGAGGTCGGCCGGGGCTCGACCTTCTGCGTCGAGCTGCCGCTCTCGACCGAGAGCGCGGGGGGCACGCATAACTAA
- a CDS encoding WD40 repeat domain-containing serine/threonine protein kinase gives MPTAGHHLTPTLKLVRPLEAGAMGTVWAAEDLALGARVAVKLMAPADAHNEAAILRFRQEAQAAARIKSPYVASVLDHGVTAQGQPYIVMELLEGETLRRRMKRLGPLPCEDVVRLFGQAARGVGAAHALGVVHRDIKPENLFVIEVEGAPFLKVLDFGIAKQLDMTSRLTSTGAAMGTPPYMSPEQYDDTKSVDHRTDLWAMAVVVYEMLTGQLPFTGASLVAMAYAVAKGEFLPPSVLRAEAPRAVDAWMERAFSLDMEARFGSALEMAEAFAAAMQPAEPRAPRSARLHHPRTRGLSPPPAPAPEGIRGGGELRLQIVEDRARGFLSVSAPGTWARAIAFDERAESLFMAFATGEVSCLDLATKRLRWSCLLPTRLVCLGVGAGVLAVGATDGKIFLFDPVRGRLSSTLVHDTTVVRALAIDAGAGTLAACSDGARISLWRLSTGECLRVVEDHADGVRGIAFDKMNRLWASASRDATVRLWDAGLRPVHVLRDPQSAVGCVAFSPDGSFLAAGRGDRSVLVWAVRGWVLRRTLTGQRGRICSLSFLPDAGMPGALVSGAEDGTMRVWAVESGKVQVTLGAGGAVVECVAASLDGQRIASASADGKVHVYRWPIHPSMLDTVVK, from the coding sequence ATGCCGACCGCTGGTCATCACCTGACGCCGACGCTCAAGCTGGTTCGTCCTCTGGAGGCGGGCGCGATGGGTACGGTATGGGCCGCGGAGGACCTCGCGCTCGGCGCGCGGGTGGCGGTGAAGCTCATGGCGCCGGCGGACGCGCACAACGAGGCGGCCATCCTGCGTTTCCGACAGGAGGCCCAGGCGGCGGCGCGTATCAAGAGCCCGTACGTGGCGAGCGTGCTCGATCACGGGGTGACGGCGCAGGGACAGCCCTACATCGTGATGGAGCTGCTCGAGGGCGAGACGCTCCGCAGGCGCATGAAGCGGCTCGGGCCCTTGCCGTGCGAGGACGTGGTGCGGCTCTTCGGACAGGCGGCGCGGGGGGTCGGGGCGGCGCACGCGCTCGGCGTCGTCCATCGCGACATCAAGCCCGAGAACCTGTTCGTGATCGAGGTCGAGGGCGCGCCTTTCTTGAAGGTGCTGGATTTCGGCATTGCGAAGCAGCTCGACATGACGTCGCGATTGACATCGACGGGCGCGGCCATGGGGACGCCGCCCTACATGAGCCCGGAGCAATACGACGACACGAAGAGCGTCGATCACCGCACCGATCTCTGGGCGATGGCGGTCGTCGTGTACGAGATGCTGACGGGGCAGCTCCCGTTCACGGGCGCGTCGCTCGTGGCGATGGCGTACGCCGTCGCCAAAGGCGAGTTTTTACCGCCGAGCGTGCTGCGCGCCGAGGCGCCGAGGGCGGTCGACGCGTGGATGGAGCGGGCATTCTCGCTCGACATGGAGGCCCGGTTCGGCTCGGCCCTGGAGATGGCGGAGGCATTCGCGGCGGCGATGCAGCCCGCGGAGCCACGCGCGCCGCGGTCGGCGAGGCTGCATCACCCGCGGACGAGGGGCCTCTCGCCGCCGCCCGCGCCGGCGCCGGAGGGAATTCGAGGCGGCGGGGAGCTGCGGCTGCAGATCGTCGAGGATCGAGCGCGCGGGTTTTTGTCCGTGTCGGCGCCCGGCACGTGGGCGCGCGCCATCGCCTTCGACGAGCGCGCCGAATCTCTTTTCATGGCATTCGCGACGGGCGAGGTGTCGTGCCTGGACCTCGCGACGAAGCGGCTGCGCTGGTCGTGCCTGCTCCCCACCCGGCTCGTTTGCCTCGGCGTGGGCGCGGGGGTGCTCGCCGTGGGCGCGACGGACGGCAAGATTTTCCTCTTCGACCCGGTCCGCGGGAGGTTATCGAGCACGTTGGTCCACGACACGACGGTGGTGCGCGCGCTGGCCATCGACGCCGGAGCGGGGACGCTCGCCGCGTGCAGCGACGGGGCGCGCATCAGCTTGTGGCGCCTCTCGACCGGGGAGTGTCTCCGGGTCGTGGAGGACCACGCGGACGGGGTCCGCGGGATCGCATTCGACAAGATGAACCGCCTCTGGGCGTCGGCCTCGCGTGACGCCACGGTGCGCTTGTGGGACGCGGGTCTGCGTCCCGTGCACGTCCTGCGTGACCCCCAGAGCGCGGTGGGTTGTGTGGCGTTTTCGCCGGACGGCAGCTTCCTCGCGGCGGGCCGCGGGGACCGGAGCGTGCTGGTGTGGGCGGTGCGCGGCTGGGTTTTGCGACGTACGCTCACCGGCCAGCGGGGGCGCATCTGCTCTCTTTCTTTCCTCCCCGACGCGGGGATGCCGGGCGCGCTCGTCTCCGGCGCGGAGGACGGCACCATGCGCGTCTGGGCCGTGGAGAGCGGCAAGGTCCAGGTCACGCTGGGCGCCGGCGGGGCCGTCGTCGAATGTGTCGCCGCGAGCCTCGACGGCCAGCGTATCGCCTCCGCGTCCGCCGATGGGAAGGTCCACGTGTACCGATGGCCGATCCATCCGAGCATGCTCGACACCGTCGTGAAGTGA